A window of Lycium ferocissimum isolate CSIRO_LF1 unplaced genomic scaffold, AGI_CSIRO_Lferr_CH_V1 ctg6346, whole genome shotgun sequence genomic DNA:
ACTAATTGACTCTGAtgtaattaactaattaatttaaACTGATATCTTCAATACCCTTCCTCAAGTTGGTGGTGATGATTTCACAGCCAACTTGCTTAGCATCATTGAGTGTTTGATCCCAGTGAAAACCTTTGTGAGAATGTCTACTAACTGATCAATACTGGCAATGTGATACAAGGAAATGAGCCCCTCATGTAGCTTATCCCTAACAAAGTGATAATCCACCTCTATGTGTTTGGTACGCTCATGAAAGACAGGATTTCTAGCTATGTAAAGTGCTGATTGACTGTCACAATACATAGCAATAGGAGATGGACAACAAATAGTTAGTTCATTGAACATTCTCTGCAACCATACTAGCGCACCCACAACTTTTCTCAATGATCTGTACTCTGCCTTTGCTGAGGGCAAAGAGACAGTCTCTTGCTTCTTTGACTTCCAGCTCACAGGACTATTCCCCAGTAGAACCAAGTATCCACTAATGGATCTTCTAGAGTCTGGAAAAGATGCCAAGTCAGAGTCATAAAATGCTTTCACTGTACAGTCTGGATCATTTGACATGAAATACCCAAAGTAGGATCCTTCTTTACAAGTACCCGACCCCGcgtgggactcggtgccataatgaaatgtcatcatatatgtacataacccggccctctagtgagggtctcgggtTGCCAGATCTGAATACGAGTCGACACGGTCAATTGTTGCACATTGAAGGCAATGTCCAATCTGGTGTTTGTaataaaattaatctttttatCAATTTTCAAGATAATAGTATGTCGGGATCGCCACGGTGTCCCCTCCTTGGCCCCGAGTTCTAACATCAGTGAATAAGGGATCAAGAGGTTAAGAGAAAGGGCCAAGGATGATGCTTTCATATTCTTTGAGTAAGTCAAGAACTAACTTCCTCGGGAAGGTTCGAAAAATGATATGATTCACGGcgtttcccccccccccccaagtgTCAAGTACTATATTGAGACAATACCCAAGAAGTAGTGCAATTTCCCAAGGTCTTTACTCTTGAATGTGTCATGCAAGTATAGCTTGAGATTTATGATTTCTGCAGAGTCTATTCCTGTTAGAATGACATCATCAACATACACTGCTACAAACACCATCAAAGAACCATTTTTCTTGTAGAACAAAGAATAATCATGATGAGAATGTTGATAACCTCTGAAGGACAATGCTTCAGTCAATTTGGCATACCATTGCCTACTTGCTTGCTTCAGTCCATAGAACGatttattgagtttgcatactaAGGTGGTGTTAGTCACATCTAAACCTTGGGGCACTGTCATATACACTTCTTCATGGAGATCTCCatgaagaaatgtattgttgacatcAAGTTGAAACATGTCCCAACCCTTCTTGACTGCACAAGCTACTAAAGTTCTAACAATAGTCATCTTGACTACTGGAGAATATGTTTCTGTTTAGTCAATACCAACCTGTTGAGTGTACCCTTTTACTACCAATCTGGCCTTAAATCTCTCTATGCTTCCATCTTCTCTATGCTTGACTTTGTAAACCCACTTGCAACCAATAACTTGTTTCCCTACTAGTAACTGTACAAGATCCCAAGTGTTGTTTGCATAGAGGGCCTTAAATTCTTCGTGACTACCAATCTGGCCTTAAATCTAGATTCCTTGCATGTTTGACTTTGTGCAGTGGTTCGTAGCCATAGAAGGGCCTTAAATTCTTCATATGATGAAGGCTCACTATCATGACAAACACTTTGAACAAGAAGTTGACTAGTAGGGGTTAGTGCATCAGGAGCAAGATGGTggtgttttgaaaataaggcataGAGGAAAAAACTGGAGGCATTTGGCTTTAATGTGGGAATGTTGCAAATGTAATCTTTTAGGTGTTAGGTGGTTTATTAGGTCTCTGTGAAGTTCTCTGTGGAACCATGGATGAAGGTTGAGCTGGTGGGTGGAAAATAGGAGATGGGATTGGTGATGGTGGTGAAGAGGGATGAGCAGGAGGTGATGAATGGGAAATGGGAGATGGAGGTGCTTGTTGGGATGAGTCAAGTGGCATATCAGGTTCAGTGACAACTACATTTCTAGTATCATTAATTAGGGTATTCTGAGGTCTTGTTTCAGTACTTTTAGAGAAATCATCAAACACTACAGACTTAAAAACAGCAGAAAAAGATACATTATTAGAGGAAAGAGTGAAAGGAAGACAAAATCATGAAACACCACATCTCTAGAAACATGTAATCTTTTTGTGGCAAGACTCAGCACCTTGTAGCCCTTTATGCCATAAGGATATCCCACAAATATGTGAGTTGTGATTCTTGGTTCAAACTTGTCTCTATGCACCTTTGGCACAGTTGGATAGCATAGACATCCAAAGGTTTTTTGGTGAGAATAGTCTGGTTTTCTTTTGTATAAAAGTTCATAAGGGGACTTATTCTTCAATTGGGTTGATGGGAGTCTGTTTATAAGATGAATAGTTGTCAGTATGCACTCTCCCCAATATTTCAAGGGCAATTTGGACTGAAACAAAAGTGCTCTGGCAGTTTCAAGCAAGTGTTTATGCTTTCTTTCCACCACACTATTTTGTTGTGGTTTATAAGGGAAACTTTTCTGATGAAGTATACCTTTGGTTTGAAAGAATTGATTGGCTTCTTTACTGGTGAATTCAAGGCCATTGTCTGATCTGATGGTTTTAATGGAGGTGTTAAACTGATTTTCTACCATAATGGTGAAGGCCTTTAAGACTTGGAGAGCATTACTCTTGGTGCTAAGCAGATGTGTCCATGTGCATCTGCTAAAGTCATCTACCAAGGTGAGGAAATATTTATAGTTGTCATGTGTACTTACATGGTAGGGGGCCCCCCATAAGTCAATGTGAAGCAATTCAAAGATATTGTGTGTAGAGGTGGTACTTTGTTTGAAGGGAAGTCTGGCTTGTCTTGCCATAGGACATATGGTGTGTAAAAATGGTTGTCTTGGTGAGAATTTCACTGGTAACGTGGAAATACCTCTCATTTTAACAAAGGGCACATGGCCAAGTCTGCTATGCCACATTAAGTCCACATTGCTAATGATAGACAAGTAGGAATTATTACTATCAGACAAACAAGGATTTTTGCTAACAGTCAGACTAGAGTTGTTGTCGACAAACAAACAAGAATCATTGGCAGACTCATCAGTTTTATTATTGTGAAAAGTGGAAATATGTACATAAGGGGATGAACATGAAACATGTGGAGGGGAAATGAGGATTTTGTTCCTAGTGAACATGTTGCTGCCACTATTTACATTGTTAAGCTTCTTTCTAACAAGAGAGGAGTCACTACcagaaaaacaacaacaaacagAAATCACATTAGTAGCATTACCAACATTACACTTGAGACATCTGGAACAAAGAAAGTAGAGTCCACTACTACCAATCACCTGAGGCCTCTTCATTGAAGGGCCCTGGAATAGACATAATACATTAGTAAAGAGAACCATGCATTTTAAGGAAAATGTCAAAGAATGAACTGAAACAAGATTGTACTTGAAACAAGGCACATATAACACTTTATGTAGCATAATTCAAGGTGTAATTGTCACATCACCAAACTGTGTCACTTTAACTTTGTATTCATTTGGGAGAGACATTAGTATGGGATAAGATAAGGTTGTAATGTTGGTTAAGGAGGTTTTGTTAAAATTCATGTGATTGGATGCCCTCGTCTATGATCCACAAGTCAGCTTTTGATTCAAAGCATTTACATGAAGTTTTGTCAAAATCAATAGAAGAAGTACAAACTACAATACCTGTAAAGTTGGCAGAACCAGCATTGACATTAGAGTCATTATTCTGATCTTCTCCAGTGTTCTCAACTTGGAAATGTTTCAGCATACTCATCATTTGTTCATATTGTTCCTTTTTCAatttggcattctgatggttagCACTCTGAGTATCATTTCTTGGATATTCCTCTCCATAAGTGGACGTCAAATCCCCATGTGCATTAGCTACAACTCTCTTCCCTTTATCAAATCTAAAGTACTGGTTATTGGTTTGTGGATAGCTTTGGTAGTTGCCTTGTGGATTGTTGCTATGGTTGTTATTAGGATACCCATGCGGTTTGTAGCATTTGTCTTTGGTATGTCCTGGTCTTTTGCAGAATTCACAAAATAAGTCATTTCTATTGTTGCTTGAGTAGTTGTTGTTTCCTGAGTAAATATTGTTTCTTGATGGATTGTTGAATCTTGAGTGGTTGTTCTTTCCTATATAATTTGTTCTAAAGTTCCTTCCAGATGAATTTCTGTAGTTCACAGTAGATGCATTCAATGAAGTTGATCCAATTTCCAGTCGATTACTGGGCCTaaattctctttgttttttctcCTAAATCAATATGGAAAATCTTGTGCCATGGATGGGAGAGGATTCATCATAAGAATACTTCCTCTCACCACAGTATATACCTCATTCAATCCCATAAGGAATTGAATCAAACGTCTGCCATGTTCTGCTTTGTGAAAGCTTTCCTTTGCTCCACATGTACATTGACATTTGCACTGGTTTTTGGCACTATGTGTGCTCATTTCTTCCCACAACTTTTTTATCCTTGTGTAGTAGGTATTGATATCTAAGGTTCCTTGCATCAGGTCATTTATTTCCTTTTGGATTTGATATAATTTTGCCCCATTTGTTTGGTCGTACCTATCTTCCAATTCAGTCCACAGTTCTGCAGAGTAATTAACATACTCAACACTGTCTGAAATTTCTTTAGACAAACAATTCAATATCCATGATGTCACCATGTCGTCGCACCTTTCCCATTGGCGAAATTCAGTTGAATTTGTATCAGGTTTCTTACATTCACCATTGATGAACCCTAATTTGTTTTTCACTGATAAGGCTCGAAGTACGCTTCTTCTCCAAGACCTGTATCCTACTCCATCAAACGGAACTGGTACTAACATCACACCAGCACTATCTGAAGGGTGCACATAAAGAGGACTTCATGTATCTCCATTGGAAGTACTGGCCTCGTTTGTGTTATCTCCATTTGCCATTTGGAATAAGATCAGATTAATCAAAATTGAAactcaaaagattgagaatTAGGTCAGCCAACACGAATTGAAAACCAGAATCGATCTATGTTGAGATTCAAAGAAATTGAGAATTAGGTCAATTAACACAGACTAGGAACTAGAATCGATCTGCACTGAAACtcgaaattgaaattgaaactgAGATTTAGAGAAAAATGATGAATCAGTTGCTActaattgaaattttggaattgaattttGTTGAGATGCGATGCAACAAAATTTTCGATAATCGAAATTTCGATGAGTTAATCGAAGAACAAACGAATGACAAAGTATGAATGTAATTGCAACAAAACTGAATTGCGGAATCACAGAATCAATCGAAACAGCCAATAGGCTTTGATACCATATTAAACTTTGATGAAATGATTTGGAGAAGAAAACTCAAGCTGCAACAATGGCGATGGAGTTCAtgtgaagagagagaaagtgtgGAACAAAAATCTAAATTTTGTGAAAGTGAGAACTCAAATGTTTATTTCCACTAACTGAAAGTTATATACACTTGTACAACTCACTTTACAGCTGTCAACAGCCAAGCATAACTAACTAGTTCCTAAACTAACTAACAGACTCTAATCATTAGCTAACTAACTGACTCTGAtgtaattaactaattaatttaaattgatATCTTCAATAGTTATCAGtaataattttaatgtaaatAATTAATCAAACCTTTCATCTTTCTTACGTATATGAAAAGCAACGAACTCAATAGATTAAGTTTACACGGATATTAAGATTACGACTCattattataatatttgttATGCTGATTTATTGAGAAAAATGTATCAGGAGCaattgtttttgaaaaatatcctctctctttttttttttttgttttttttttgcaagcAAATCTAAAACAAAAACAGCGGGAAGCCCCAAAAAAGAAATTGCTGAGCTGTTTTCCCTAAGAAAAAAgttgttttgttattatttgttaCCTAATCAATTTCCACAATCATAAATAAACTACCAAAAACTAATTCCTcatttttgggtcaaaatctGGAAGACAAGCACCCTTTATTTAAATTAGATTATTATTTAGTTTCGGAATTAAGTTATATGTAATGTCAGTATAAAGTTATATTCCTCATAGCAGATTAGTTATCATTTTACAAGGTTGAAAACtctttcataaaaaaattacacaGTATATATAAGTAAAAGATACTATATTATCTAACTTTGTTTATTCCTCTCTATATAAAGAAAACTTCTAGTATAGTATTTTCTGAATTCCCCGGTTAAAATTCCGGCTCACATTACAATTAATGCTTAACTTAAAAGTTTTACATGTTACTATTAATTACTTCATACATGAACTGATTGTGTAAATATCTCTTACACTATAAGCACATATAACTTTAAATCattatattaaataataatagtaaGTAACGTGTTATAGTTATtaggtttaattttttttacacaaGTCAGTACATATAACCTAAATCCAAATATTAGTAAGAGCTTAGTTGTTACCTCTTTGGCATGAGTAAGAAGCTCCTTTGAATAACGCGGGTCCGACTTGCTAAAAGCAACGGCCGCAGTAGTCAGTGTTGCGGCCGTTTCACCAGGAAGGTCGGAGCCAGGATATTGCTCATCAATTTTATAAGCATTCCTTGGAGTTGTCATATCTTCAAGCCTCTCCCAGCACTGATGATTGGAATTTCCATCTCCGTTTTCGCCGTGTAAAACATGAAGCTCTTTATGTGCTTTTATGAAGTAATCAGTTCCCCATTTAATTTGATTGCACTCACTGCATTTTTAAGTTCGTTTTTGGATATTAATTGGTGTTGGAATTTGATTATGCTCCATTATAGCATTGTTACTATGAATGCCATTGGAAATCCGAACTTCACGTTGTCTCCAGCATCATAGCATCCTCTTGTTAAGTCAATCTAAttggaaaatgaaaagaaaaaaggaaggtAAAAGTTAAGATTACAATTAAAACAagaaatagtttccttttaaacaattttattttggttatgcatagttatgaaatgatttaggaGTACACGATCAATGAGAATTCACATCAATGATAGAGAGGGATGGACAATATAAGTAATGAGTTTATATAAATCTGTTGTTTTCAAACAGAGTATAGAAATATGTGAAAAATCAGTAGAATTTTACTAAATAATAGATTTTGAACTCATAACTTCAGTGGTAAGAATCTAAAGATTGAACCcatcaaatcaaaattttgGATCCCCAACTTTGATTACCGACTCTGATTTATTTAGGATTAAGACATATATAGTTGTTATTATTTGTGCTTATGAATCACTCCCTAGAGGGAAACACgtacaaacatttttttttgggataatgTACTTGTGGAACGAGTCGAAACCAATACATTCAGTTGGACCTATTGTACCACATGTGTTTACTTGTGCAAAAAACAACTAATTATGCTCGTGCGCATCCTGCACCTCTGTTTTGAACTTATTGACTATAGATTCTAGATTTGCCTTCGTCCTCATAGGAAGGAACATGCTTCCCCGACCTTGCTTTTTACGAGGTGAATGAGCATACCTTGTATCTACCGGGCCCAGACCTAGTCATGTACAAACTACGGGTTCATTTGAATCAAACAACTTTGGCTGATCAGATTGTGTATATGTGTTAATtgaaaaaattactaaaaacAATATAAATACGTAATAGATTTAGAACTCAGTAAATCAAATAGGAGGTGGCAATTTCGAACTTGaactaataaaatttaaattttacacCCGTCAGTGATGTTCACCCCaatgaaatgaaaagaagtTTAGAGAGCTTGATGTATATATACCCCTACGTCTTTGCCATCTTTAAGGGCTGAGTCTCCACGCTATTGCACACGTTGATTAGAAGGCAATTTTCTCGATCTTTGAGCTTCATACTACAATAAAGATTTTGTAAGTGCTCTTCCATAATCTATTGAAGCTGCATTTACAAATAAAATCACTAGGCAAAAATTAACCAAGCATAAAATGATTTCTTGAAAACATGATTATGAATTTGTTTTACAAGAGAAAGATTTTGGTTTATGAGCTTTCCCTTATATGGTTTCAGGATCTTGCATGACAAAGGAAGCTTGTATACATGGAGTCATGGAGAtattagatttttctttttgtgattGATGACATTAATTTAAGACAACTGTTATTGTTTGTCCTTTTTTAACTCTAGTAAGTAATTTATGTAGAAATGGAGAGAATTTGGCAGATCCTAATATATCCCGTAATAATGAAGAGGAAAATGGATAGATAATCATtctccaccaaaatctaaattattgaagggaaaaaaatccGAGATTAgcaatttgaaaaagaaaaatgtatctACTCgtttatatcaaataaaaattattcCATTT
This region includes:
- the LOC132045222 gene encoding uncharacterized protein LOC132045222 codes for the protein MTTPRNAYKIDEQYPGSDLPGETAATLTTAAVAFSKSDPRYSKELLTHAKEIDSGFQFVLADLILNLLNSAGVMLVPVPFDGVGYRSWRRSVLRALSVKNKLGFINGECKKPDTNSTEFRQWERCDDMVTSWILNCLSKEISDSVEYVNYSAELWTELEDRYDQTNGAKLYQIQKEINDLMQGTLDINTYYTRIKKLWEEMSTHSAKNQCKCQCTCGAKESFHKAEHGRRLIQFLMGLNEEKKQREFRPSNRLEIGSTSLNASTVNYRNSSGRNFRTNYIGKNNHSRFNNPSRNNIYSGNNNYSSNNRNDLFCEFCKRPGHTKDKCYKPHGYPNNNHSNNPQGNYQSYPQTNNQYFRFDKGKRVVANAHGDLTSTYGEEYPRNDTQSANHQNAKLKKEQYEQMMSMLKHFQVENTGEDQNNDSNVNAGSANFTGIGPSMKRPQVIGSSGLYFLCSRCLKCNVGNATNVISVCCCFSGSDSSLVRKKLNNVNSGSNMFTRNKILISPPHVSCSSPYVHISTFHNNKTDESANDSCLFVDNNSSLTVSKNPCLSDSNNSYLSIISNVDLMWHSRLGHVPFVKMRDDFSRCTWTHLLSTKSNALQVLKAFTIMVENQFNTSIKTIRSDNGLEFTSKEANQFFQTKGILHQKSFPYKPQQNSVVERKHKHLLETARALLFQSKLPLKYWGECILTTIHLINRLPSTQLKNKSPYELLYKRKPDYSHQKTFGCLCYPTVPKVHRDKFEPRITTHIFVGYPYGIKGYKSVVFDDFSKSTETRPQNTLINDTRNVVVTEPDMPLDSSQQAPPSPISHSSPPAHPSSPPSPIPSPIFHPPAQPSSMVPQRTSQRPNKPPNT